The Oscillatoria salina IIICB1 genome segment TCCTCGCACTCCCCAATTAAGAATAAGTACAAAAGTAAGATTTAAGGTTATATTTGTGAAGACGTAAATGGCAGAAAAAATAGTTGCCAAAGGGATTTTTCCTTCTGCCTTAATAAGTTGACTGGAACCAATTGCTAAAATGAAAAATAGCGAACCAAGAACATAAGTTTGGAAATAGACAACTCCCAAGTCAGCAATTTCTCCTGAGCCACCCATAAAGTTAATTAATGGTTGGCTAAAAATATAACCCAAGATAGTTAGAAAAAAGGAGATAATTACACTAAGTAAAGTGAAATTACCAAAGATTTTTGCTTGAATATTAACATCTCCAGAGCCAAGAGAGCGACTAAGAACTGAAGCCGAACCTACACCGACAAAGAGAGCAAAACCAATTACTAAAGAAGTAAGTGGAAGAGCGAGAGATATAGCTGCGAGGGCATTTTTATCAATGAAGCGTCCCGCCGAAAATACATCGATAAAGTTATTCAAACTAATCAAAAGCATTCCGATAATTCCAGGAGGAGTTAACTTTAACATTAGCTTGACGAGATTATCTTTAGCGATCGCGTCTGCGATCTTAGCTTGTGATGATGAAGTCATATAAACAGTTACCAGTGAACAGTTATCAGTTACCAATCCCCAATCGCTAATCCCCGATCGCCTTTTGCACGAGAGACTGTAGTAGGCTGGACTCAGAAAAATAGATAAAGAAATGATCTCCGGGGAACATTTCTAAGGAAAAATCAGCATTAGTTAGTTCTTCCCATGCTTGCAAATCTGACGCACTAGCTTTCCAATCATCCCAGCCACCAAAAGCGCTAATTGGACAATTTAACCGTGGTTTGGGAGTGTAGACATAAGTTTCCAGAACCGCAAAATCTGCTCGCAGTGTCGGAAGAAACAATTCCATCAATTCTGCATTATTTAACACCTCTTCCGGTGTCCCGTTATAACGGCGTAGTTCTTTGAGGAACGTTGCTTCTGGTAAATTATGAAGTGGTGGGTCTGGGTCGGGAATTTGCGGCGGACGGCGACCAGAAACAAACAATTGTACTGGACTCAAATGATGATTTTTGGCGAGTAGTTGGGCTAGTTCAAAACTAAGCACTGCACCCATACTGTGACCAAAAAAAGCAAAGGGTTTATTGAGACTGGGAAGGATAGCTTTTTCTAGTGCTTGAAGTAGAGGTTGCAGCCGAGTAAAGGGAGGTTCCATTAAGCGAATTCCTCGTCCGGGAAGTTCCACCGGACAAACTTCGATATAATTTGGTAGACGATCTGCCCAGGTGCGAAAACTCAAAGCGCTACCGCCAGCATAATGAAAACAGAAAAGTCTTAGTTTGGCTTGGGGATTAGGTTTGGGACAAGTAACCCAGTTGTTAAAAGTTGAGGTTGTGTTCATTTTGAGTAATTAATTTAGTGAGTAGCACTGTGAGCTTTTTTGGGGTTGACGTTGACCGAGAATTGTCATTTTTACGCCATTAGCGGGATAACAAATTAGCCCATCAAATCGAGGTTGTTCGGGTTTTTGCTGTGCGAGTGTGCATTGATAGCGAGAAAGAATAGTTGCTAAGACTAACTTCATTTCATATAAAGCAAAAGCTCCCCCAATGCAACCGCGAGAACCGCCACCAAAGGGGAGAAATTCCCAAGGTGAAAATTGCCTTTCGAGAAAGCGTTTTGGCTTAAATTGGTTGGGTTCAGGGTACAAATCTTGGCGTCGATGAG includes the following:
- a CDS encoding thioesterase II family protein, with the protein product MNTTSTFNNWVTCPKPNPQAKLRLFCFHYAGGSALSFRTWADRLPNYIEVCPVELPGRGIRLMEPPFTRLQPLLQALEKAILPSLNKPFAFFGHSMGAVLSFELAQLLAKNHHLSPVQLFVSGRRPPQIPDPDPPLHNLPEATFLKELRRYNGTPEEVLNNAELMELFLPTLRADFAVLETYVYTPKPRLNCPISAFGGWDDWKASASDLQAWEELTNADFSLEMFPGDHFFIYFSESSLLQSLVQKAIGD